The Loxodonta africana isolate mLoxAfr1 chromosome 18, mLoxAfr1.hap2, whole genome shotgun sequence genome includes the window aaaaaaaaaaaaggggggacgTAATGATGCCTGCAGGGAATGTCATATTTAGACTTTGTTACTGAagttaaaccagaaaaaaaaaaagtctacaaaaCCAACACCCATTGATGAGGTAGATTGTTTTCCTATGCAGTAAGGTGAAGATGACAAAAAATCCATAAAATTTTCAAAtcgtcttttttaaaaaagttcagATTATAGTCACTTTCACAAACAAGACATTTATAAACCATGAGGTGGAGAGTCATACTCAGGCAAGCTCTGTGCTTGACGTGTTGTTACTCGCAGATTCAACAATTAGTCTTGGATCAATCAATTCTCTCCAAAAAACAGTGATCTGAGGAAAAATACAAAATACCCAATTCAGATACTTAATTTGAGGTCACACccgaaaccaaaaacaaacccactgccattgagtcaaattccaacccatagtgaccctacaggacaaagcagaactgccccgttgggtttccaaggagtggctggtggatccaaactgccagccttttggttagcagctgagcagttaaccactgtgccaccagggctcctcttagaaAGTTAAAATCTTCAGTCAAGTAAATGTCTATTTGTGCAGAGTGGAATGGCTGAAGGACTAGAAATACTTGAGTCCTAGAGTAAACTGAGTTCAGTTGGGACATAAGAACTCATTTACCTTAAATGCAGCTCAATTTCACAGTGACGATATTTCATCTTTCTCTGATTTAGAGCAAGGGATGGGGGAAGCAGGGTAGCTGGTTACAAAATGGTCAGAAGGACATACCCCAACAAACTCCTGGTGGACAGGCAGCTCGCAGACCTCTTGGGGAGTTAGAGGTGACCCAGGTAGGTTATCACCAGACTGCTGAGGTCTTTTTTAGTAGCTCTGTAGTTCTGATTCTATGCTGCCTAAATATAGGCAGTATTTCACATCTTACAAAGAGAAAGCAAACTCTAACACTTGGCTTTCTAGATGAAAAATGAAGGCCATCTAGTGTCAAAACAAAGTAATTACAGGCTTTCTACTGTACTAGGCCAGAAATTTTCCAATGCAGTTTCCAGGGATAGAGCTAATCAAAAGTGGGGCTGCATATATATGGAAAATCTGCTGATCTTAATACAAACTCTAAAAATGTGTTTTGGGAATAAATCCTCATGAGTCATCTAGATAAAACACAGTCTGGTTAGGATTTCTACAAGTTTACATTTTAGATAAAATGCGAGTTTGCAATGGTGAAACTTACAGAACATACATTAGCACGTCAAATACATAACACCTTAAGATACCTTCTTAAACATAAATTCTATTTACTTAAATGCTAGCATAACCTAACGAGTCAGGCACAGCCAGCAACCGTGGCAGCCAGGGATGCCTAAAAGTGGTGTAGaccatatatacaaaaaaaaaattcatacctattgctgtcaattccaactcatagcgaccctacaggacagagtagaactgccgcacaggatttccaaggaacggctggtggatctgagctgctgaccttttggttagcagccaagctcttaaccactgcaccaccagggctcaaaaccATATACAGTACTTTCTAAAATGACAGTTTAAGGATTTAAACAAAGCTGAGGACAGAACTATCACTTTATGTCCTTCCTCAAAATTATGctgttataagtcagaatagtGGTAACCTTTGGCAGGTGGTTTTTAGTGACCAGAAGGGAGCACAGTAAGGAGCTTCTGGGAGGTTTTTAACATcctatttcttgatctgggtggttAGGTGGGTATGTTCACTTGTGAAAATCATTCTAGTTGTACACTTATGATATGTGTACTTCTCCGAATGTATGCTTCAacaaaagctttaaaaatatgCTACTCTTTTCTCTTGGAAGCCTATAAAACCCCTCCCATTAAAGCAACTCAACACTCTTAACAAGAGTTTGTTATTTCTGCATTTTGCAACACAGGCTCTTTAAGGCCCAAGACAGGGCCTTAGTTAGGCATCTGGTATTAGTTTGCCACCTCCTAGGCAGACTGAGTCCTCCAGGGCCTAGATCCTTTACGGTTTTAATATAGGCAGTTCAGGAAGTTACAGTGTCACCTTCTAGACCACAAGCAACCAGTCAAGAGAGAATGTATGACTGAGCGGTCCTGAGAAGCCAGCCTACCCTCTTCTCCTGCGTCACAGCATACTCCACCACCTCAGTTCCATTTTCATTGTGATAAACCAAATCGAACTTTCCAGGTTCTTTCATAGCTGAAACCAGAAGGTAAGGAGGAGAGACCGTAAGTCATTTCCCAGTAATTAAAATGTCCCTCTACAGGGAATTTAtaccattagaaaaacaaccacCAACAGTCAATCGATGTGAAGGCTGGGTATGTACATGAAAGCATGCAGTGCTCAGGAAACCCTTAAAAAACCCTGTATTAGCTGACGGGGGCTTCTTGGCTATTTGCCAGCGGTGATCTTTCCATCACTGGAAAGAAATAAGCTTGATGAACTGTCACTAGTACCCTACTCCTAGAATATGGAACCACAAGGCCTCAGCTACTTTAATCTCAAAAGATAATTTCTCTGTTTcaacaaacccgttaccatcgagtcgattccattaATGTAAAACGTTTTGCAAAATTCTTATATCTTGCTCTATCCTCAGAAATTATACATGCTTAGTACTTGCTAATACAGGCAGTCCTCATTTTGCATGATAGTGTGAGAACGTAAAAAGGACCATGCAAAGCAATCTAAATAATTATGAGAACAATTAGCATAATTGCTCCAtgacctttaattttttttctcaaaacattaaaaactcttactgtacagggaaataaaaaaaaaaggaaaactaataTTTATGGAGTACACTACAATTTAAACCATTAGAAGCATTGAGAACTAAAGTGTTTGACTTCTTAGTAAAAAACTTATCAAGGGTATTTGAACAGTGCTCACCTTCTTGTTACATAACTTACACTACAGAGCAAACATCTATTATTCTATGCCTTGGAGAACTGTCACACTCTTTTGTAAGTTCGGATCAACCTCCAACATTTTATCCTTTGGACTTTTAATGTCATAAAATATCTTGCCAAGTTTCTTTAATGTGTTTTGCTAGCGTAACTTCCTCTGGGACATCTTCATTCTCGTCGTCACAACCACTTTCCTCATTTATGTCAATAAGGTCACACAAACAGCAGCGTCAACATTCCCACCGTTAGCTATTTCTCCTAAATTCCGTTTACATTCACTTCGAATTTCACTTCCAACATTATcacttttgtttctttgctgAGCTTTCATCTTTGTTGATCAATTCCCCCTTTCAATTATTCCCTCTTTCAATTCTGTAAAATGTCATGTGGGTTTATCACTAAGAGAGTAGGAAGCAACACAACTACAAGTTCTGCTGTCTGTGCATAAACTGAATAACAGATGCGCAGTGATCAATCACTGACAGATGCTGAAAGAAATGATCTGATTGATCACTGATCACCATGTGCATCTGTTACTCATGTAGTGATTTGTGGGCTGCAGAGCTAGCAGTACTTTATTCAATTACTCACGTTAACATACCATGGTAACTGAGATTTAAACTATGTTGTCGAGGGACTGGTATTATTTAACTAAATCATAGTAACTGAAATTCATGTATATTGGAACCATGCAAAGCAAAGACTGCCTGTATTTCTACTAGGGAACAGGTAAAGCAATTTCTTGGTACCCCAAGGAAGAAAAGTTCTAACTAGATGTCATCGCTGCCGATCATCTGACAAGAAGTGATCAAGCTGTGTCCATGGAGCTGGACCAAGGACAAACCTCTCGGTTCACTGTTTCTAAGAAGGATTTCTACAAATAAAACCTAATCAAAATCTGGAAAACCAGTATAAGTTACATTTAATTCTTTACTTAATATCATAAAGAGAATTTGTTGAAAAAACTTTTGACTGGTTTCTGCCTATTGGAGTTTCTACTCTTTTACTCAGTACCTTATTcaaaaacaaatagaaagcaattCATTGCTTTAGGGTCTGCCAAAGGAAAAGAGATCTCCCTTGCTCTCTGGCCAGGGGTCTCTAAAACACAGGCCAAAATTAAGTCGTATACAGTAAAGGCCTCTTATTCCAGGCTTTCAGAGCCAATCACAGGTGGAGTTAATCAAGAATAAAGCAGGAACCATTTAAAATAAGGATGTGTGTAAAAAAAGTGTGTATACTCATATACTTTAGACATTTTATTTTGACTTAACACACAGAAGTATGTTCACTTGCTAGTCTTTTGAAGTAGGACTGAGTAGTTCTACAAGTATGAGACCACTGATTAGAGCTGCCTTTCTTTGATAAGCCATACCCCTAACATATTGTCTGCAGTTTCCACAACTTCCACCTTTGGTTTTTCTAAAGTGATGCGAGAATGCAGAAATCTGCAAGGCAATCTGAGTACAGAACCCTCCTAGGTTTTTATAGAATTTTTCCTTTTTACAGCTGACCTGCCCAGGTATaatttgatggcaattttttatcAACACCCCTGAGTCGGCATTCAACTGAGGTTTCATAGAGATAATTCCTTTTTGTAATCAATTTCCATCAGTTTATATAATTTATGAAATTACATAATTATAGTAATAAGAACTACTTGCCTAACAGCTTTGGAACAGACCCAACAGGCTCTCAGCAGACACACAATTCTACTCTTGGGAGCAGGGTGCAGGCCCCAGAGCTGCGGTGGGCCGGCGGAGGGAGTGGAGAGCACCAGTACATCAGGGGCCGGTGAAGAGAGCACCTTCCCTGCATGAAAGCGGCTGAGAAACCACTGTAGAGAGGAACAGCCTGTATTTTCAAACGCTGTTCTAAAAGACTCACCAGGTAGAGATGAAAGGATTTCTATATCCACTTGCTGGGTCTCTGGATTGTGGCTTagtatttttccttcctttcaaaAATAAAAGTCCAAGTCAAAAATCAGCGTGTtcattgtgaatatactaaaagccactgaaatATACACTTGAGAATGGTTTAGAAGGTGAattttgttatgtgaattttatttcaacaaaaaaatttaaaaataaatcaacatataggggaaataaaaataaatacgtGGACTGATAAACCCTCTATTTGCATAATAGCTGCCACTGAATCAGTTCCGATTCGTAGCCGCccctgtgcgtcagagtagaagtgtactctgccgggttttcaatggctgatttttcaggagcagatcaccaggcctttcttctgaggcacctctgggtagacttgagcttccgaccttttggttggcagctgagcccgTTAacagcaccacccaggaactctcagAGCCAAAATAGCTACATTTAAATCATAAATGGCAGACACCACCTGAAGGACTAGAAGGTAAAGGTTACACAGGTACAGTAGGTTACCAAAGGTGACTGATAgagggaaaaggaggaggaaaaaaataggCCAGGGTGCTATACTGTTCAACTGAGGGCTGCCCGTCACAGTATGCATGTGAataatattctcaacaaaatcgtGACTGGgtgaaaaagggaaggaaatatGTAATTCGGTGATCCTTTGATTGAGTCAAGCTTTTCCTGAATTGTGATAAAGCTCATGTGCCAGCATGAAGTCCCATACAGACAGGAAGTGAGTAAATCCCACAGATGATATACGGAAATTACCTGTAGTTAACCGACAATTCAAAAGGAACCACACGAAagcatccaaaaccaaacccaaacccactgccatcaagtggattccaactcacagcaaccctgcaggacagggtagcactgtcccatagggtctccacgGCTATAAATCTTAAGgagagcagactgtcacatctttctcccagggaacagctggtgagCTCACAGCTGAgcactgtaaccactgtgccaccagggcttctattaaAGTATAATAACCGGTAATAATTCACAAATATGTAAAATACATCCCTATGATGAAAATCAAATTTTCTGGCTGAAAGCTACATCTTATTTTCTTTCGAAGTTTAGGATCATGGGGGGAGGGTACTCAGTTAAGTTTGAGCTTCTAAGCTGATTAGAAAaaagtgactaaaaaaaaattacgCTCATCATTCTCATTCCATACTGTTCCCAAGTGTAAGGAAGATAACACTGGGAGATACCATTAGAGTGTTTATAtcataatgtttttaatttttactttatgacattactttaaaaaaatgtagatTACCCATAAAAGTAGCGTTCCAGTTTCTTCGATACACTGACAactcaattatttttaaataaacaaccATACCTTGTAGTCAGAGACATCAGGAGAGTAATCAGATGTTAGTTCCAAAAgctaaaaagaatttaaaaatacataaatacacaAATCCCTCTTAAACTCACACATTCCCACAGCTCCTCCCATCCACCCATGAGGGAAAACTTTGTGTTGGGGTGCCCACCTCCACCACTCTGGGGGAGCTCCACCATGAGTGTGTAGCAAAGCATGGGTTCCAGTGAAAATATCAGCTGACCCtctataaaatttatatattaatacatatttatcacaatttatatattaaatatatttaaccTTACCGGCTAACTACATTTATTTGGAGGGGAAATTAACCTTTTTTGCTGTAGCTATTGTTTTTGCACATACCTTAAATGCAATCTTTTCTCCAACTTGAGGGGCAGCCGCTAACAGTGGTAACATACTGTAGTCCTTCTTGTGTATCTCTACTGGATTCTGAAAAGACAGTATCAGTCATGTGACTTTGTTACTTGTGAGAAAGCCTGAACCCATGAAATCAACTCCAGACACGGGGTAGGAGGTAAAGGTGAAGAGGTAAACGCGAAATAATACTTACCTGGATAATAGTAGATGAGTTTGTTATCATTTCATTTAATTGCTGCTGCTTCTGATATTCATTATTTCTATTTAAAACACAGGGAATAGTTTGTCCTCGCCCTCGACCTCTCCCCCGCATGCCCCGACCCCTAGCTCCTTTCCAAGAAAGAAGGTCCTCTCCTCTGCCCCATCCTCTTCCCAAATTGGTGGGGAGAGACAAGTTGGGAGGACCAGGAGCCTGTCTGCCACCATTTGAGTCAGAATGCTTCCATCCAGTAGCACTTGGAGTCTGTGCTGATGACCCTGGCCCTGGACAGCCTCTTCCCGCCAAGAGGCCCACTGTCTTTAAGCAACCTGCAGCACACTCCGAGGGTCTCTGGGATACTCTGCTCTGGTCATCTGACTCTGAACTAGAGTCTGAACTAGAAGATGATGTTTTGGCTGCCTTGTCCTTGACAGGGGTAAGGTTGAAGCTAGTTTTTGTAACCAGTTTGTTTGTAGTTGTGTTTTTCACAGAGGGTCCCTCCTTTGATAACTCCGTTGATACTTTTTCTGAGGACTTTCTCACCTCCAAAACAACATTGCCGAGACCATCACTGGTTGAGTCATGCGAAGATTCAGACTCTGAAGAGGAACTGGGGGTATCTTTTGCACAAATGCCTGCCCTGCCTTTCTTTTTGCCTTTAACAAGGCTGTTTCTACCAGGTGAACCTTTCGGAGGACTACAGTTCTGGATGGTCCACTGTTTCACCGTCTGTGCTTTAGGAGGCTTGGGATTCTTTACCTGTCTTCTACATTcacctttctcctttttctttggtgattttcttctggTCTCCTCATCATCATCACCCACTACTTCACATGTTGCTTTGTTCTtcctcttgttttttttcctcacatTCTGACCTACGACAGCTTTTGGTTCCAGATCCAGGGTCTTCTCATTATTGTTGTTCTCTTGCTTCTTCCAATGCTTTCTTGAATATTTGTAACCTAGTTCAtcttcctcatcctcttctgactTAAATGCCCGTTTCTTTGCTTTTCTAGGTAATACAGTAGTGCTGTCACCATTACTGGCTATTACAGAACTCTCAGTAACTCCACTCTCTTCTAATTTAACTCTGTCAAAAGAACAAGATAGCTAGAGTGAGTGAGTAATTCAGAAGCACATCACGAGATATAGCTATATACTGAGATGGCTCTGTAAGCTGTCATTACCATCGCCCAATGAAAAATTGTCAAATCACTTAAGGACAAAAGAATCTTTTTGATAAAATGGCCTACATGGCACTTAAGCTCAACTTTCAAATGACTAGTTTACTTTATTGAATATCTACTGCATCTCAAACGTTTCCTATgtattttctttaatataaacACCACCCATCCTACCAATCACAAAGTAAGTAGGTATCTTTCATCTTACAGATCACAAAACTACAGTTCAGACAAGTAACGTGGCCAAGACTCACTGCTAGTAAGCAGCAGAAATGGGATTCAAACTCAGTTTGTCTAACTTCAAAGCTCACAATCTTTCTACTATATTATGTTGTCTACTCCAAAAAAACAATAATGCTGAGtactcatttttattttgaaatgcagACTCCTTTTTTGAAaatccgatttttttttttaaatcagatatttttgtttaaatttaatACTAAACATTTTACATTCTCTGGGGTggtaatgcagccctggtggcgcggtggttaagagttcagctgctaaccaaaaggtctgcagttcaactccaccagtcactcattggaaaccctctcgggcagttctactccgtcctatagggttgctatgagtcagaatcgacttgacggcaaagggtttgggtttttttttgtttttttttttatagccaccCATAAAATCCCATGGTGCTTCATCCAAAGTATTTCACTACAGAAACGCAATTCTGTTTCTCCATGAAATGGCAATAGCCGATcctaaaatgttgttgttgttgttaggtgccaccgagccgggtcgactcacagcgaccctatgcacaacagaacgaaaccctgcctggtcctgcgccatccttacaagtgttgttatgcttgagcccattgtgcctAAAATGTGCAGGAccctaaaatggggataatgataataattacaGTATTCAAACAAGCTATTATATATTTAGAATAGTGAAATGAAAGATACCAGCATACGTTATGGAAAAAAGTAAGGTGcagaacaatatatatatattatgatgACATCTGTATTTAAAAACTAAGTAGTTAGTAATAATGCATCAACATTGGGTCATCAATTGGAACAAATGTACTATACTAATGCACGATGTTAATGATAGAGGAAACAGGATGTGAGAGGGGAAAGGGGCCTATGGGATTTCCGTACTATCCggtcaatttttctgtaaacataaaactgttctaaaaaagtcattaattaaaaagaaaagtataaGTATATACGCTTGCATATGTACAGACAGGATCTAGGAAGATGTACTCCAAGCCTAACTGAAGACACTTCTAGAGAAGGGAGTGTGGGAGAAGTGTGTGAGAAGAGAAATGGAGGACTTTTTATCTCAAACTattttggagtataattttttttttaacgacaagcttttttttgtttttgtttttaataaaaggaTGGGAAGGGACTACAAATGTTTCAGAAATTAAAGCAGCAAGGTCTAATTTTATTGGTCTCCACTGACTGCTCATAGGCATTAGACAAACATACTCCTCCACATGAGAGAGAGGGCAGGGTCCAAAATTTTATAGCCCAGAAACCATTAGCACGCTGTGAAACAATACTTAGTCTCAAGAAGCCTAGAGCCAGACAACTTTAATGGCAATTATTTTCTCTGGCACTCAACGTTTCAGGGCACCAAACTGTCCTCAGCCTGGTTCAGCTACTCTATACTCTTACCTCCCACTGCCAGTCCTCACAGACATTTCACTGGAGCTTGGCTGCATCTCCAAGGGGCCAATAGTTAACGACAAATGAAAAAAGAACCCATCTCTAATATTAAATCTGGTACCAAATGCCACAGGGGGTcaaaagagggagggaagaaaggatgcactttgcttcCTTACAGAATGATTCTTCAACAGGGAGATCCCCCTAAGCAAAGGAGGGCACTTCCTCCTTCCAGGAGACCTGGAG containing:
- the COIL gene encoding coilin produces the protein MAASETVRLRLQFDYPPPATPDCTVFWLLVDLSRCRVVTDLISLVRQRFGFSSGAFLGLYLEGGLLPPGESARLVRDNDCLRVKLEESGVTESSVIASNGDSTTVLPRKAKKRAFKSEEDEEDELGYKYSRKHWKKQENNNNEKTLDLEPKAVVGQNVRKKNKRKNKATCEVVGDDDEETRRKSPKKKEKGECRRQVKNPKPPKAQTVKQWTIQNCSPPKGSPGRNSLVKGKKKGRAGICAKDTPSSSSESESSHDSTSDGLGNVVLEVRKSSEKVSTELSKEGPSVKNTTTNKLVTKTSFNLTPVKDKAAKTSSSSSDSSSESDDQSRVSQRPSECAAGCLKTVGLLAGRGCPGPGSSAQTPSATGWKHSDSNGGRQAPGPPNLSLPTNLGRGWGRGEDLLSWKGARGRGMRGRGRGRGQTIPCVLNRNNEYQKQQQLNEMITNSSTIIQNPVEIHKKDYSMLPLLAAAPQVGEKIAFKLLELTSDYSPDVSDYKEGKILSHNPETQQVDIEILSSLPAMKEPGKFDLVYHNENGTEVVEYAVTQEKRITVFWRELIDPRLIVESASNNTSSTELA